The genomic interval aaccaaaagttcctcacaaaAGCTTTAAACTTTTGGTGTTATTTTTAGGGCTTAGGGGAAAATATAATGAAGCTGGTATGTTCCGTATTTGCTCACTCAACATGACAGGCACTTGaatctgattcacacacaaatgatAGGGGTCCTAAGCCGAGTCCAACCAAACACTCCTGTAATGTATTAATCCAGCTTTGTTCAAAATCATTGTAATGTATGTCTTTGGCTTTTAAAGAATATATTCAAGTAGAAAACCTTTAGGAATTGGACCCAATCGACCAATGGAATCTTCTCTGGAACACTGAGTTATTTGGTGTAACTTTCTTTCTTAACAAGTCCTTAGAGATGCATGTCTGTGATCTTTGCAGATGCACACTTTTCACACTAGGAACTCTGTGAAAAGTGATTTGTTAGTATTGCAAAGGGAACATGGCTTGCAAGAGATTTTAGCTATAAAAGTTGCGGATACCCTTTCTGAAATAAAGACAGCCTACAGACATATTGCTGTTGAAGCAAAAGCTATAAGATTTTATAGAAATACTTTGACAAAAGATGACAATTAACATTTGACTACGTAAAATAGCTGATCATACAATACACATGCTGTGACAATGATtagatattttgtttttaatatatatatatttatctatttatctgATTATGTCAAATGGACATTTAAGCATAGAACTATTATATATTCAGAGGTAACAATGCTGCAGTAAACTGTAATTATGAGGTAGCACATATATAGAGGCTTAGTCCAATACTAAAGCTGCCGATGTGTTTTGACTCCCATGAGTGACCTGGCTGACGTGCTGTACTGTAGTATGTAAGTCAATACCGCCACAGCGGTCAAAAACCATATGCCCTTCCAGGGTCAAACACCTCCCATACCTTGACAAGTGACGTACCTATATACCTGTGCCATAAGCAATAGGACAGCGACACCCAGTGGCACAATAATGAATATGATTTACAGCTTGAcccaaaaacatgaatatggcTCTCACAACATTTGtcccttaaaggctttacatgcgatttttcacacttaaatgtaatagaaatcaagtatatcctctgaaaataactctgtgagtaatgactgtctacaatgggtgtaacacccgaatcccactgtctgtgatgttttcagagattTCCTAGCCGtaccttcactttgtttacatcgcccagacagccggccggctcatcaccttgcatataaaagttgtttaattgagggactagagaaaagaagaataacatagtGTACTCACTGCTCAATTGACAGGAGACCCCACCCGGATGGCAAAGCTTTCACTGACGGTCTCCGCTCTAGAACTCGTCTACGTTCATGAGCTTTGGgtcttgaagaaaaaaattagATTGCAGATACAAGTTTCTGAAACAAGTGTCTTCCTCGGgatggctgggctcagccttggAAATATGGTGACAAGCTAAGACATCTACAAGGAGAATGCACGGAGCCACTGTTGTTTCACATCGTAAGGATCTATGATGTACATCTGATTCCTGCTGGCCCCTCTCTGGGAGCCGCTGATTAGTGAATGAATGcacaaatgttattttatttaacctgtaGGAGTTTATAACTTAATTGCATGATTTAATAATAATGTCTCCACTAAAAACATGCAGTATTTATTTCTTTGATATTGTAATTATGTTCAATCAAATTGTCTGGGATCAAAATTGCTGTTATGAACTATTGCTCTAAAGGCCCTGTAAAAGTTGGATTCAGTTATGTACTTGATTACTTGGTCTTGGTTTTAGAatcttttgtgttttactgtTGTTTAAATTAGACTCTACCTGGTATGCTGACTCAGTCATGTATCCCCCAGAAAATGATGTGGTTCTCAAGGGACTGGATAAATACAGGTTAAAGATACAAAATCTATACGCCTGGTACGCCCCACCATAAGGCGgccctatggggctaacaacaaaCCACACATTGACCCATTAAAAGATACTAAACACCttaacaaaagtcaaaacaaaggtATTTATTACAATTACTCAAAGTTTATGATAACACAGATCAAATTAGAAAGTAACTTAACAAAAGACAACAgacaatccctgactgagaggcaCAGCCGTCCCAACTCCAAATGCCAACTCCGAAGTGCCACTGGCCTTTTAagctctgaggccaggtgtACCTTGTTGTGCAATTAGTGGCTTCACCTGGGCTGTAGAACAGaaagggagaagggacaaacagtacAGGGACACATACAGCCGTAACAACGTCTTTAAGTAACCAATAATTGTTAGACTCATTGAACAACGTATTTATCTCTTTATTACAAAGAACATTGTCTTCTACTACATTATCAATAACTGATTATTGTTTTAAGAGTCATTTTGTTAAACATGTGCTGTAAGTATTTTTTCAGCAAGATGAGTTGCTGATGGAATGTAATTTATGTAGAAATAATGTTTTCCATTTTAACCTATTGAGTATGCCGCAAAACATTAAGCATCTGCTAAGATGTTGAGTTTCGCTCACTAAGGGATTTTTTTCCAAAGTGTTCACTTTCCCAGATGGACTAGTCCCCACTTAGAAATCGATTTTTCGTGCATGAGTCCTGCCTGCCCTCAACCCAATCGAGGCAGACTGGACAGAGAGTCTATGATGTGGTAAAAACTGTTGGCCGACACTGTTTTCATCTTTCCTTTCATGGTCTATTAAATGAACTTTGATAGAGCTGAGTCTTCTTTCCATGAATCCTTACATTTATTGTGACTTTAAACATTTGATTGGTAGACATGTCCGGTTTAGTGTTGTTATAGTGATCATTGTCTCTTAGGCCATTACATCATCCCCCCAATGGAATCTTGGGAACAGGATTGATATATGGTTGCTGAATTTGGTTTCTGCACTTCAATTGATTTCTTGGATAAACTAACATGGAGGTATATATCTGTCAAGCTTACAACCTGGTGTATGTCTTACAAAAAAGACCATACGtctcaaaaagaaaagaccCAACACACATGACAATGATTTCTTTCGCTTACTTTATGAGATACAATTGGCCTCCATTATCCAGTCCCATACCTATCTTTTTTCCAGACTGTTACACTCTTCATAAAATGTCCTATTTGCTTTCAAGGGCCAGGGAGTACAGTATGTCTTTTTAAGAGTGCTGTTATGTGACATATGCAGATCAGTGAGGCTTGAAGAATCCTTTAGAGGAAAAATATTAGAGTTTGAGTCAGGGATAAAATCTGCAGATGGCAATTGAGGGGAAATGATTTAACCTTTCTCGATTGGCCACTTTCAAATGTAATGTTCCAGTAACAGTTGCTctctatttttctgtctctaaCAGGTCCCCAgctaacaattttttttttatcacatcctCAACTTTATGCTATCTCTGGTCGGACTGCAGTGGATTTGTGCTTCCCGTGTAAAATGTTTTGCAGACAGCAGcatataatgttgttttttattttattttattttattttttaagctaAATCAACAAATAGTAAATAAAGACCAGTTCACAAAGTACGTTTGTACAACAAATTGCAGGCAATCATCctagtgaagccaaaatattgcTAAAGTCGATGCATTCAGTGTTGAATATGAACAGTCACTGCCTCTGTTTCAACTTGGCTCCCAAGCCTCAAAGCTCAACAGTaattgctttctttctttttttttgcagatgccAGACTATGCTTGCTCTTCAAAGACATAAATCCCCAAAAAAACCTGACCCTTCTCCACTCTTTATAATTTTTAAATATCTTCACTCTGATTCCCATTTTCTATTGACATCCTGCTGCATTGGAAATATGCAATATATATGGTAAATTTCAGTCTGGGTTGGGAAAACAGCACTTTACTCAAATGAAACTGTTTCTGAGTCCTTTTCACTATTGTGTGGAGTCCCACAGGGCTTAAATCCTGGGTCCCTTGCTGTTCTCCTCGTTTGTGTCTCTTAACAGATTATTAATACATATTATAAAGTTCATAATGTGTATGTGGTCGATGTACAATtccacttttcatttcaaaacaagTAAGGCCTTTTGACTTTTCAGGCGGCAGAAACAAGGGACTGGACAACTTACTGACAGCTCAATTCTGATAAAATGCATTTTCTGGATGTTGCCTTAGAAAAGCTATTTTATATCATCTTGCAAAACATTGTGCCCTTTGTCATTGCTGCTCACTCCAACCTAGGTAGTCTTACCCTTTATCTCAACTCAAACTGTAACACACTCTTCCTTTCACTTAATATGTCAGCTCTTTATCATCTGCAGTCAATACAGAAAGCCACAGAAAGCAAATATGTGGCTGACTTTATTCCTACTGACTTGTCAACTTGTCAACCCACTTCCTCAGGCCATGAAGATATTTGTGAGACCTGGATACAGGAGCTAAAGATGGTGTCTATTCAGTCAcatacatttctttctttcaggttcACTTATAAGGGCACACTGAATAGAAATTCATGTTTGGCTTTTACTAAGAGGTCTAATGTGGGTATTTTTGTTACATGGTGATTACATTAGAGATTTATAAATAGATTTCCTCAGGAAGAGGACATGTTTTACTGATagaaaacctttattttaaattgaatgaaaaCAAGAGTCAACACATTAGGAAATAACTTTTTTGGTACTCTTTAATGGTGCTCTACGATGAAAACAATTTGCTGCAGGGGGAATTTTGCTGCATTACCAAAAGTAATTAAAGTATCTTATATTGAAGAAATTTAGTAAATAGATGTTTACTACCCCCTGTCTGACTCTTTAAATTACACTGCAGCTTACAGTAATCACCTTAAATCTCTAGAGTCTGGACCAACAGAGTGCTCCTAGTTTTTAATTAGCCACGCTAGCTTCATGGCTCTAGGGATGgtcctctctgtctgctccaTAACTCAGTTCTACACTTAAACATCTCAAAAAAACGATTTGCTAGATAGCCATTAAATTATACAGACATCATAATCCCAAGACGATGAACCTTAATACCTCTGGTGATCCCTGGACATTTCCTCAAACAACAGCTTGACATTTATGATTGTCCATAAGTACAATATCTACACAATCATTTGCTGGATTTCCAAAATATTTGGTGCAGATACAGGTGTTGACAAAAACTTTTGATGACCCAGTGACTTTTAACTTGACTTGACGTGACTTCCATTTTCTGAAAGACAGCTGAACCGACTGACGGGCCGGCAaggtgtagctgtttgtcaggaggcttaaaacctgcctccaCTCCAGCTCTTTGCTCGTCGTTAGGTTGACAGAAAGTTAAATTGAGTCAGCAATACCAGTATGGTGAACGCCATCAGGCTTTGTCCACTATTTTTTAGGGTCTGTAAAATGATTAGCATCCATTTCATGCCTAAATAGtactttctgttttctgctaAATATAATTTATACAGTAAACTTGCTAACATGTTTGACTCTGAGCATGGTTGACATAACATCTCCTCAACATATGCATACAAGCATTGCAATTGCAACCATGTCAATATGCATTAGCATTGGCTAAAAACACTTCTCACATAGCTGCCAGCATGGCTGTGGACTCTAAAACGTGCTTATTGAATACCCAGAACTGACTGTATTTCCTTTAATCACCATAATCCAACATGAATCttgtaatatttattatgatGGGTCACCTattgaaagagatcttgatctcaattggttaattacctggttaaaaaaaggagaaaaaaaacacatgttacaGTGTAAAACAATCACCTTACAGGCATGTCACGACAACAACACCTTTGAATTCATAGTTTCGATCAAGcctgtctcttctcttctcgAGATGCCTCCCCTAGCAGTCCATCTACTATGCTGGGAACATTGAAGAACAAGATGTGTTGTGTCTGGATTAAATCAGGTTGGAGGACATGAGGGAAGGAATGTAGCATAGTCTGATCACTCTTGCAGACATGTATGCTGTGGAGGTGTGGGGGCGTATGGCAGACTACAGAGGAGCTCTCATGGGTACAATGAAATGATGTATTTTCTATACAAATAGGCTGGAGAAAAACACCTAAGGTTAGATATACTTGTGGGTCAAATAAGGTGTACTTAACTGAGTCTTGCCCCATTGCAAATTGTTCAGAATCTTGCCCTCTGTTCCTAGTATTGCCCTTTTGTTGCTTCATTGCATATGTGCATAATAACACTGCACAATACACTTTGAATCACACTTTGCGTGTGAGCAGAAAAGCATGCTGCATCTAAATGTCGTCACTAACCATTAAACATGATTAAATTTACCATTACAAGAAATATTAAGGATGTTGACAGAAGTTGCTATATGTTGTCAATTTAAGAAAGTAATTCAAATGTAGACAGGAAAGAGTAGGAAGTGCCTACATTCACTCACATTTCAGCACCATCAGTCACAGCAATATGATTAAATTCTCAAACTTAAATcacaaaagaagcaaacaaggCCATTCATCAAGATTAATAACTTGACTTTTTATCCCCACAAATAACCTTGTATGATAGGCAGTGAAATTGAACAGTATTCATTATACATAACTGACCTTGAAGTTTCAAAATCACAGAAATGAATCAGGCTATACAGGAGTCACGTTAAAAGCGGAGTGCCAATAAGCAGTAAGAGGTCTGCTCATTGTTCTGTTCTCTGCATATTCCCCTACTTCAGCTGAAACGTTGGTCAAATGAGTCATCTTGCCATTCACCCTTTTTCCTTCACTCATGCAGCTTTATGTTTGGAAAAAGCCAAAGGATGCCTTTAGTCTACCTTGACTCCTGCCAGCAGTTTAATATTGTGGATCTGTAATGGTGTGAACAGGCATGCCATGTCATTAGATCTGATTATTGCTCTGCATGGTCATATAACAGCCAACAAATGACACTTTTTAATAGGCCCTGGAGGTGCAGACACTGTTCACGAACCATGATCCGGTTTTCCAAGGTCCTGATGTGCCCATAAACACTGCTAAACAAATCAAAGAGTATAGTCTCAGAAACACTATTAAACATAGCATCCTTGCATGGCCTCCCATGTAACCAGATTTAAACATCATAGAACCTTTATGAGATCAGGAGCAGACAGAGTGGGGTTACCTCTGTCTTATCCCTAACAGAAATGGAGGATTTAAGTTAGTTTTCTTCACCAGAGAGATTAGGCTATATTACTTTTATTACTTgctttatttaatattaaatgttttttcaagaTTGGGTATGGACACCATACCTTTATTTAGAGTTCTCAATCTTAGGCAGGGCATACATACGATTGAACTGTTAACAACACACAGCCAAAGCTCACAAATAGAGTGCTCACACTACGTGTTAAATTGTGAAGGAGCATTGacagttgtaaataaatgtttcttttgaaaaCTCCCACTGACAGATTTTGAAGAAAGGAGTAGAAGTTGTTGTTTAGCAAGGGGAAAGATAGTTGCTTCAATGCTTACATAGCAGAAACCTGCTGCCCCTGTACATCccattattttacattaaagaGCTTAGAATTGTGGGTAACTTATTTTTGCAAGGTCAACATCATTGTAGACTTATATAAGAGTGCTCTAACGTTTATGACAGGGCCTTCAACCACTTATCGTTTTCACATGAGACACCACAGAGCCTCGGGAGTTATTGGGAACGCAGGTCTCTGAGGGCAGACATTGGGACCGGGCCACGGAGTCAGTGGTGGGTTCAGTTTCCTATCCTCAAAACATCAAAGTTGAGTCTGGATTAGCATTTGAAGCGACACAAGGACATTATGGCCATTAATGGTCCACAGTTATATAGCATACACAAGTGGAGCAAACAATAGTGTTATCCTTTATGAGCTCCATTTGGAGCATTAAATCCTGCTGTCCTCATATCAGGATTTTAGACAAGAAGCACTTGAATGACATCATCTTGTAGAACAAGGAGCAAAGCAAGCAGGTAGTGGTGTTGTAAGATTGGCCGAAGCATTTGCTTAGCTAATGAAAACCATGTTGGCTGTAGAGCCGGTCTTCCAACCACCCTTGGCGGATGAATTAGGAGACTTTAGAGGGTGGTTGCTGGGTTGTGGACAAGACGAGGCTAATGATGGATGAGTTTGGGCTCCAGTCACAGTCTAATGTCTCATTGAAGCCAGATTTCTCTACACCAAATTTCGCCTCATGCAAATAGTTACACTGTCCAGTGGTCTGAGTATTGCAATGAGAAGTCAGAGAAATTTATAGACAGCCTTATCCTCCTGTGATCATTTTGGCTGTTTCTCACTGCCTGCACCTTTGTTTATTAATCCCACCCAGACTACTGATTCAAATTTTCCACAATAtatcattttgatttctttatttttcttctctatgtaaaaaaaactcatttgaaCTCATTGAACAAAACTAATTTGCATTCTTTGCAGTTTTCTCACCTTTCAGCAGGCCAAAGCAGAGCTGTGGACGATGACTGTCAGTTTGTCAGTGCCACCTCAAACCTGCAGACTGTCCACTTCTCTATACTGTCTTGGCTGAAATCCTCGAGGAGCCTTTTCATAGCCGCAGTGCTAAATCCTGTCATAAGTAATAGTTGGCAACagttctgaaaataaacacctTTGGTGTTTCCTCAACACTGTATGAGCGGAGGCGTCATGATCAAAGCCTACCTGTACTCATCATCATGCCAAAACACTCCTGTCTGTTTATTACTGTTTTTCTCTCAGGTATTTCTAGAGTAATGCCACAGTATAATGGTATACTGTTTAACACTTGCTGATGCGTCAGTAGGCCTACGTCATTTAAACTTGGGATAAATAACACTATGATTTGTGCCTACTGTTAGCTtattacaaaaatgttcagttGCTGACAATTGGAAAtctctacaaacacaaaaaccatcACAATACTGTTCAGGACAGtcacttgttttattgttccGTCAATCAGCTAAggctgttagcttagcacaaaacTAGACAATTAGGTCACTTAGCTCATGTTTCTTTATTCTGGCTTTATTTATTCTTCAGTGATTTTTCCTTAACATTTACTATTGCTGAGATCCAACTTCTGACAAAAGGCAGTAGCATTTTTTGTTCCTACTCGTGAAAAGTTTTCACGCCACGGTGCTCTCCCCTGTGCTCAAACAGCATGCCTTACATGAGTCAGTCTCTCAAAGTGAGGAATCAGAACAAGTGGCCTCTGTTATGTATCACTCCAGTCTAGACTGTAACTCACATTACTTTTATGCTAAATTGCCAGCAGCATTATTACTGGCACAAAAAAGCACTGGAGCCAAGGTGAATAAAAGTGGAAGAAAAGCAGATCATATGTATAGGCTAATTTTGTTTTCCCAATTTGCCAATTGGACAAATTTGTAGAGGCACAAAGCTTGACTTCTTTGGTGcaatttattaattattaatctTGTTTGATCAAAGACAGATGGCCAACTTATTCACAAAAAGGTGCTACTCGGGTAAATGAGCGAACTGTGAACAGAAGGGCATTCGGCTTTGGATGTAGcctattttacttttaaattaatttttatATGGATTATTAACTTTAATTTAGCCAATTAATGTATTGCAGATGGAACTTTTTTGCAGACAGAGATATCACAAAGTAAAAGCATATTCTCAACAACACTTAGATATACAGAGAGATTATTGTAATCTTTTAAACTGCACTTTAAAAACTAAACCTTTTACCTGTCTGGAACACAAAGATTATTCATGAAAAGACAATAACAGGCTTTATCACTGATAGCCTAgttaagaaatgttttgaacaaTGTAGGCTGAGGCCAGTTTACTAGGCTACATAACAGGCTTATTTCCCACAACTAGGAAGACTACAGAAGCAGGCTTTTGAACACTTCCataaattgaaaacaaaacagtgaattTATTCACCAAAAAGGACTTATCAAAAAAGGgtttgaaacaggaagtgtttgtctGGCTCCTTGCTTATTCAGGCTAATGATGTGTAGGCTGTAGATGAGTCGAATACAAAGCTCTTTGCTACGgtttaaaatataaagtgttgTAGCCTACATGCTTGTTCTGGCAGCTGCTTGATCGTGGGGATTTTCTATTTACAACAgctgtaaaaacatgttttgaacGGAAAACAGCAAAAGCTGTACCAGTCTCTGAGGCATATCTGCGCCGCTTATTATCTGTGAAAGTCTTTGTAGCTTAAATTAAGTGGAGCTTTTAGCCCGCTGCACGGCGTGTCTGTGCCCCAGCTGGCAGGATGCATCTCGGTCGGAGGAGGCAGCTCGGTCGGCAGGGCTGACCGTCGTAACTCGGCCTGCTGTTAAATATGGAATATTTTCACAGTGAGAAGTGCCAAATCCATTTTCACCGGCGGAAAAAAGCAGCCCTGTAGCAGCGCAAATTAGAAAACCAGCTCATATCGCCGGTCCTTATGGCTTCTGGCTCCGGAGACGAAGAGGGAACCACGGACGAGGCTGCATGGAGACTCATAGGCCCGACCTCGGTGCTTTCCAAGCAGCGCTGCCGGCTAATGTACTCCTCCCTCGGCTACGGCTCAGATGTCTGCCTCTTCTACGTGAGGGGGGAGTTCTTCGCTATGGATGCTCGCTGTTCCCATTCCGGTAAAGCATCAACCTATCCTCCCAAATGAATCCTTGTTCAGATCTCTAATGGCACAATTCTGCACAATATATCccatctgtttctttaaaaacagctatTCACCAATTTCACGTTTTATTCAAGACTCGCATTCACATTTTCTTCTAATGAATATATCGAGTCAGATTGTTTAGAGAGGgaaaataacctttatttaaataatgatgaatAGTTTCCTGTGTCTCCCAGGCGGACCTCTGTGTGAGGGGGACATTGAGGAGGCTGATGGTGTCCTGCAGGTCTTCTGTCCCTGGCACGATTATGACTTTGACCTCAGAACAGGGAAGTCTGGGACCTCCTTACAGGTCAGTAATAAAATATGCATGCCTTATTTAAGAAAACGTTGTTTTTAGCACGACATTTCAGATTTGTCTTGTGCTCTGCATACATAAATTACACAATAGAAACATTCTGAAACATAGATGCTGCAATATAATCAATGAATATGATCAAACCTGGAAAATcccactatatatatatatatatatatacacaccaaGGGACAGAGGCTTTACTTGCTGGGAGTTGAGGAGAATATTGGCAGTGATATGTGGATAAATCATCCTCTAGTATTAGATGTTGGCCATCTGACTGATTGACATGGCATGAGGAATCAAAGCTCATCAGTCCGAATTAGGATTATGTTCCCCCTTTTGTTctatcaaacatttttcttctgttctaTTGTTAGGATACATGTGCCAATGAACAGTCTAAACAAGAGCTTGACTTTCAATAAACATCTCATCTTTTTCCATTAATCATTTTATAAACTCTTGTTCTCTCTTACATCTCTGTGAAGTTAACTTTAAAGCAAAcgaattaaaaacaacaaatgttctAATGTCTCCGAGTTCACGGGGGAGTGTGTACTTTATATTTAACCCATTAAATCCAACATTAATTGTAAGCTTACTTGTACATAGGCAGGTTAAAGTGCTGTGTGAGTTCTAACTGCTTTACACTGAAGCTGGTGGTGGTGTGTTTGTTGCAGCTCtcatctctttgtgtctttgtcctCTCACTTTTACAGCAACAAGTGTATGAAGTCAAGCTTGAGGACGGGAACGTGTATGTGAAACACGCCAGTCGTCTTTCCTTACAGCCTTTTCCTGCGGACAAGAAGAGCTGAATAACCTCAGTGGGAATGATTCATCCTTCAGCCAATTTTAAAACTACGGTAACAAACCCACTCCGGCTATTTTTGAGACTTGTTCCACAAACCTAAGCcatctgaaacatttcaaagcCTTATCAGCCATTTTCACAGACTGTTGCTCCTTTGAGTGCTGTGAACTTAGGACGATATCAAGAGGATTGTCCGGAGAAGACATGACATCATGAAATTGTTTCTGAGTTTTTCTCGCTGGCTTCCCAGATAGAGACTTCatcacacacagtgaacatggAGAGATGTAAGCTCACTGCTTAAATTCAGAGCAAACAGagttgaaaatatgaaacaaaacactatatttttttaactttctgctGATATTATAGAACtaaccaaaacattttatttatttgctaaaGGATCTTGAAGAAAATTGCATAGTTATCTCTGGTGGAAATTACATAAAGTGACAATCAAAGTACATATAAGTTCACACTTTATATTCAAGCAGTCATATCTGCGCTTGTCAttacatcttttttaaaaagctgcccGTAGTTAACCTCAATACTTTTCTTGACTTTGTATCATTATTCTCAGAATCTATTCCTTTCCATTCTAATTTCACTTGTATGCATCTGCAAACAAATCATGTTTTTGTGAGGCGTAGAGGTAGAGGAGTCATTACAATATATGCAATAACGCACTGCTTATCTTTAACATGCATAAAGCAAATGGTGCCGATCAGGAGTAACAAAACTGAGCTATTTTgactcaacatgtttttttactcatcatTTGTGGTCTGTTTGGAAACTTGAGGTAAACACTTTCAACATTGGATTGGAATATTCAATTAGCcttttcatttataaaaaaaacatccccttATTACAGTAAAAGATTTATTATTGGAGAAGTGTGATGAAGGCTTCGCTCAGCAGCTAATATCTAATTAAACTAAAATGATCTCATGCTCATTAATAACCCGTCCTGGTCTTCAATAAAGCCTCAAACCAAACAACTCACAGCCATCCTTGTTGAGTTACAACCTTTGGAAACCTCTGGGGCAATTATTCCAGTGATGTCACGCACCAGAAAAGCCCTTTCtgtatttctaaaatgtttttaaaccttAATACAGTTCCAGCAAGTAGAACACACATGAAGGGCACGGCAATTACCACTGGTAGCAGTCCCGGCATAAAGACGTCTCCATCAGCGTTTCTCACCATCCCTGGCCTGTGCTCAGCCAGGTTTGTCTGTTACTGACGCAATGGGACCCAAAAGACACGGTTAGTGAGGCGCCGGAGGAGGGTTCACGA from Labrus mixtus chromosome 3, fLabMix1.1, whole genome shotgun sequence carries:
- the si:ch211-212d10.2 gene encoding Rieske domain-containing protein, which codes for MASGSGDEEGTTDEAAWRLIGPTSVLSKQRCRLMYSSLGYGSDVCLFYVRGEFFAMDARCSHSGGPLCEGDIEEADGVLQVFCPWHDYDFDLRTGKSGTSLQQQVYEVKLEDGNVYVKHASRLSLQPFPADKKS